A window of the Chiloscyllium plagiosum isolate BGI_BamShark_2017 chromosome 13, ASM401019v2, whole genome shotgun sequence genome harbors these coding sequences:
- the LOC122555805 gene encoding SLAM family member 5-like isoform X1: MLVSVFHLFTLCVTEISAISMTIINATTGEQVLFPVPIHCGAQYEVTFLSKSLIIAKLASWGMKTFHKHTLYENRLQRHTNDSLVLQNVQINDTKVYGIQIECYDTVVMPMKETVFDLRVFEPVSKPSMTMYCSLTSVNLNCSVSKGTNVTLYWEEQSLSGTIHRIYDGAKLVINYVHEQDQYKYKCVAQNPVSNATSDLQILEMCNGDISKVQRLTWTTRNFCASILLLALIVIAYICYNVIICDKRGRINN, encoded by the exons ATGCTGGTTTCAG TGTTCCACTTATTTACACTGTGTGTGACAGAGATCTCAGCCATATCCATGACCATCATTAATGCAACTACAGGTGAACAGGTTCTGTTTCCTGTGCCTATCCATTGTGGAGCTCAGTATGAAGTAACATTTCTATCAAAATCACTAATTATTGCTAAACTTGCTTCATGGGGAATGAAGACATTTCACAAACATACATTGTATGAAAACAGATTGCAAAGACACACAAATGACTCTCTGGTACTGCAGAATGTGCAGATTAATGACACAAAAGTGTATGGAATACAAATCGAATGCTATGATACAGTAGTGATGCCGATGAAGGAAACAGTATTTGATTTGCGAGTGTTTG AGCCAGTTTCAAAGCCTTCAATGACAATGTATTGTTCACTTACAAGTGTCAACCTCAACTGCTCCGTCTCCAAGGGAACAAATGTCACATTATACTGGGAAGAACAATCTTTGTCTGGAACCATCCATAGAATCTATGATGGAGCTAAATTGGTGATAAATTATGTCCATGAACAGGACCAATACAAGTACAAATGTGTAGCACAGAATCCAGTTAGCAATGCAACCAGTGACCTACAGATACTAGAGATGTGTAATGGCGATATTTCTAAAG TTCAGAGACTGACCTGGACAACTCGCAATTTTTGTGCATCAATATTGCTGTTAGCCTTGATTGTAATTGCATACATCTGCTACAACGTGATCATCTGTGATAAAAGAGGCA GAATCAACAATTGA
- the LOC122555805 gene encoding SLAM family member 5-like isoform X2, giving the protein MTIINATTGEQVLFPVPIHCGAQYEVTFLSKSLIIAKLASWGMKTFHKHTLYENRLQRHTNDSLVLQNVQINDTKVYGIQIECYDTVVMPMKETVFDLRVFEPVSKPSMTMYCSLTSVNLNCSVSKGTNVTLYWEEQSLSGTIHRIYDGAKLVINYVHEQDQYKYKCVAQNPVSNATSDLQILEMCNGDISKVQRLTWTTRNFCASILLLALIVIAYICYNVIICDKRGRINN; this is encoded by the exons ATGACCATCATTAATGCAACTACAGGTGAACAGGTTCTGTTTCCTGTGCCTATCCATTGTGGAGCTCAGTATGAAGTAACATTTCTATCAAAATCACTAATTATTGCTAAACTTGCTTCATGGGGAATGAAGACATTTCACAAACATACATTGTATGAAAACAGATTGCAAAGACACACAAATGACTCTCTGGTACTGCAGAATGTGCAGATTAATGACACAAAAGTGTATGGAATACAAATCGAATGCTATGATACAGTAGTGATGCCGATGAAGGAAACAGTATTTGATTTGCGAGTGTTTG AGCCAGTTTCAAAGCCTTCAATGACAATGTATTGTTCACTTACAAGTGTCAACCTCAACTGCTCCGTCTCCAAGGGAACAAATGTCACATTATACTGGGAAGAACAATCTTTGTCTGGAACCATCCATAGAATCTATGATGGAGCTAAATTGGTGATAAATTATGTCCATGAACAGGACCAATACAAGTACAAATGTGTAGCACAGAATCCAGTTAGCAATGCAACCAGTGACCTACAGATACTAGAGATGTGTAATGGCGATATTTCTAAAG TTCAGAGACTGACCTGGACAACTCGCAATTTTTGTGCATCAATATTGCTGTTAGCCTTGATTGTAATTGCATACATCTGCTACAACGTGATCATCTGTGATAAAAGAGGCA GAATCAACAATTGA
- the LOC122555805 gene encoding SLAM family member 5-like isoform X3, translating into MLVSVFHLFTLCVTEISAISMTIINATTGEQVLFPVPIHCGAQYEVTFLSKSLIIAKLASWGMKTFHKHTLYENRLQRHTNDSLVLQNVQINDTKVYGIQIECYDTVVMPMKETVFDLRVFEPVSKPSMTMYCSLTSVNLNCSVSKGTNVTLYWEEQSLSGTIHRIYDGAKLVINYVHEQDQYKYKCVAQNPVSNATSDLQILEMCNGDISKGINN; encoded by the exons ATGCTGGTTTCAG TGTTCCACTTATTTACACTGTGTGTGACAGAGATCTCAGCCATATCCATGACCATCATTAATGCAACTACAGGTGAACAGGTTCTGTTTCCTGTGCCTATCCATTGTGGAGCTCAGTATGAAGTAACATTTCTATCAAAATCACTAATTATTGCTAAACTTGCTTCATGGGGAATGAAGACATTTCACAAACATACATTGTATGAAAACAGATTGCAAAGACACACAAATGACTCTCTGGTACTGCAGAATGTGCAGATTAATGACACAAAAGTGTATGGAATACAAATCGAATGCTATGATACAGTAGTGATGCCGATGAAGGAAACAGTATTTGATTTGCGAGTGTTTG AGCCAGTTTCAAAGCCTTCAATGACAATGTATTGTTCACTTACAAGTGTCAACCTCAACTGCTCCGTCTCCAAGGGAACAAATGTCACATTATACTGGGAAGAACAATCTTTGTCTGGAACCATCCATAGAATCTATGATGGAGCTAAATTGGTGATAAATTATGTCCATGAACAGGACCAATACAAGTACAAATGTGTAGCACAGAATCCAGTTAGCAATGCAACCAGTGACCTACAGATACTAGAGATGTGTAATGGCGATATTTCTAAAG GAATCAACAATTGA